Part of the Streptomyces sp. RFCAC02 genome is shown below.
TGGTGCGCGGAGCCGCCCGCGCGGTCACCGCCGCCGCGGGGGGCGCGGGCGCGATCCGCGAGATCGCCTCGTGGATTCTCGGAAAGGAACTGACCACATCATGACCTCGGGCAACGACCGACTCCGTACCTTCGGCGACCGCCTCGTGGGCCCCGGACGCCCCGTCTACGTCACGGGCGAGATCGGCATCAACCACAACGGCGACCTCGAGAACGCCCTCGCGCTCATCGACGCCGCCGTCGAGGCCGGCTGCGACGCCGTGAAGTTCCAGAAGCGGACGCCGGAGATCTGCACCCCGCGCGACCAGTGGGACATCGAGCGCGACACCCCCTGGGGCCGGATGACGTACATCGACTACCGGCACCGCGTCGAGTTCGGCGAGGACGAGTACCGCGCCATCGACGAGTACTGCAGGAAGCGCGGCATCCACTGGTTCGCCTCCCCCTGGGACACCGAGGCCGTCGCGTTCCTGGAGAAGTTCGACCTGCCGGCGCACAAGGTGGCGTCCGCGTCCCTCACGGACGACGAGCTGCTGCGCGCCCTGCGCGCCACCGGCCGCACCGTCATCCTCTCCACCGGGATGTCGACGCCCAAGCAGATCCGGCACGCCGTGGAGGTCCTCGGCAGCGAGAACATCCTCCTCTGCCACGCCACCAGCACCTACCCGGCCAAGGCCGAGGAGCTGAACCTCCGCGTCATCCACACCCTGCAGGCCGAGTACCCGAACGTCCCGATCGGCTACTCCGGCCACGAGACGGGCCTGCAGACCACCCTGGCCGCCGTCGCCCTCGGCGCCGTCTTCGTCGAGCGGCACATCACCCTCGACCGCGCCATGTGGGGCTCCGACCAGGCCGCGTCCGTCGAGCCGCAGGGCCTCCAGCGCCTCGTCCGCGACATCCGCACGATCGAGGACTCCCTCGGCGACGGCGTGAAGCGGGTCTACGACAGCGAGCTCGGCCCGATGAAGAAGCTGCGCCGGGTCAAGGGCGTCGTCGCCGAGTCCGCCGGCACGGCGACCGCCGGGGTCTGAACGGCCACGGGAGGCGGGAGGACCGCATGAGTGAGAACCGCGAGCGGACCCTGGCGTTCGCCGAGAGTCCCGTGCAGATGCTCAACATCGTCGAGTGGGCGCACGTCACCGTTCCCGACGGCCTCACCATAGCGATCCTCCCGCCCCACGATCCGACGTCCCGGGGCCAGCTGCGCCGCATGGCGCGGCTCGCCCGCGACGCCGGGCACCGGGTCCTGTGGCGAGAGGCCCGCGGCGGCGCGGTCGCGCCCCCCAAGGCGCTGGCCACGCTCACCGGGCCGGTGCGCAGGGCACGCCACCTCGTCGTCGGCGACCCGTTCTCCCGCTACCTGCAGCTCCTGCTGTCCATGGGCGGCAGCGGCGACATCACGGTGGTCGACGACGGCACGGCCACCATGGAGTTCGTCGCGCAGCTCGGCCGCGGCGAACGGCTGGTGCGCTGGCACCGGCCCCGGGCGCGCGGGCCGCGCGCGCTGCTGTTCGCGCCGGTCGCGCGGCGCGCCGTGCGGCGGCTGCGGCCGATCGCCGGGCGGCGGGTCGAGGTGTTCACGGCGATGCCGGTGCCGGAGCTGCCGGGGATCACCGTCACGGACAACACGTTCGCCTGGACGCGCTCCACGTTCGGCCCGCCGCGCCTCACCGGCGGCGCCGACCTCGTCGGCACCTCGCTCGTGGAGACCGGCGTCATCGCCGAGGACCGCTACGTCGCGGGGGTCGCAGCCCTCGCCGCCGAGCACGGTGTGACGCGCTACTTCGCGCACCGCAGGGAGAGCCAGGAGAAGCTGCACCGCCTCACCGCGGAGGCCGGCCTGGAGATCGTACGGCCCGACTTCCCCCTCGAACTCGTCGCCCGCCGCGGCCCGATCGGCGCCCGCGTCCTCAGCTTCCCGTCCACCGTCGTGCACACCCTGCCGCGCGTCCTCGCCGGCACGGGCGCGGAGGTGGAGATCTGCGACATCGCCGACGACTGGTTCACCGCCGGCGTCACCGAGCGGGCCACCGGCTTCCTGCGGGACGTGACCGAGACCGCGCGCGGCACCCACCGGCTCACCACCATCCCCACCCAGCGCGAGGGCACCGCCTCCTGACCGGCGGGAGCGGCCCGGCGAAGAAACGCGGGGAAAAACGCAAAAGGGAGAGTCATACCCAGTCGTTTACGTCCTCATGCGGCCGACGGCTCCATCGGTCGTATGAACTTTCCATGATCACCGCCGACTTGGCGGCCGAACGGCGCTAGTCTCGATCACGTGAGTGATCCACTGCCCTCGGACCCCGACCCCATCCCGCCGCTGGACGACACCCTGCGTGCCGAGCTCGTCGCGTTCCGCCGCGACCTGCACATGCACCCCGAGCTGGGCAACCAGGAGGTCCGCACCACCGCCGTCCTCACGGAGCGCCTCACGCGCGCCGGGCTCACCCCGCGCGTACTCGACGGCGGCACGGGGCTGATCTGCGACATCACCGCACCGGGGCTCGACGGAC
Proteins encoded:
- a CDS encoding N-acetylneuraminate synthase family protein produces the protein MTSGNDRLRTFGDRLVGPGRPVYVTGEIGINHNGDLENALALIDAAVEAGCDAVKFQKRTPEICTPRDQWDIERDTPWGRMTYIDYRHRVEFGEDEYRAIDEYCRKRGIHWFASPWDTEAVAFLEKFDLPAHKVASASLTDDELLRALRATGRTVILSTGMSTPKQIRHAVEVLGSENILLCHATSTYPAKAEELNLRVIHTLQAEYPNVPIGYSGHETGLQTTLAAVALGAVFVERHITLDRAMWGSDQAASVEPQGLQRLVRDIRTIEDSLGDGVKRVYDSELGPMKKLRRVKGVVAESAGTATAGV